The nucleotide sequence aactatgatttgtaacgacctaagggtcacgtactattattaatggcttctgttcattgaagcatacttttggttactaaacattcgacgttagttatgacatcacctttttatcatgaacgcaacttgttttgaaaacgcatatagtgtttgaccttgtaatgatcctgttgttgatggtccgtacatgatgatttagtacggggtgtcacatATTCTAATTCTAGACCTCCAcaaattcctatcagaagtcatgtcctcggtcaacaaAATCTCCTTCATGTCGATCTTCACTCGATCTTCCCATCTACGCTTAGGTCTACCTCTTTTCTAACACCGTCCACCGTGAGGGCCTCTACTCTTCTAACCGGAGCCGTAAGTGGGCGCCTCATAACATGGTCAAACCATCGAAGTCGTTCTTCTTTAAGTTTGTTGATGATACTCCCCACTTCCAGGTTTTCTCTAAAAACcacatttggtatcatatctatcatggttttaccacacgtccacctaagcatcctcatctgAGCCCCCTCCATCCTTATTTCCAGAGCCTTCGTCAATGGCCAGCGCTCTGAACCATATAACATGGCatgtctaattgccaccttgaagaatttccccttCAGTTTAAAAGGTACCTTCTTATCGCATA is from Rutidosis leptorrhynchoides isolate AG116_Rl617_1_P2 chromosome 10, CSIRO_AGI_Rlap_v1, whole genome shotgun sequence and encodes:
- the LOC139870176 gene encoding uncharacterized protein; amino-acid sequence: MEVLERNGLRISRQKTGYLMSDFDGNKNELNDDVDIHIGDQILHPQDSFRYLGSMIHKSGRIDEDVTHRIKVGWLKWRASTGVLCDKKVPFKLKGKFFKVAIRHAMLYGSERWPLTKALEIRMEGAQMRMLRENLEVGSIINKLKEERLRWFDHVMRRPLTAPVRRVEALTVDGVRKEVDLSVDGKIE